In Cryptomeria japonica chromosome 10, Sugi_1.0, whole genome shotgun sequence, a genomic segment contains:
- the LOC131045222 gene encoding midasin-like, with protein MLVEETKSVQKEIEILVKKALGPIPNEEEEKDEVIEDITSDKPNAEELPKGVKIIDFELDNKYMQDDPSDTESVYIIDGDTSDANNVANTTDNVDVFEVDVKMFDAQQEQVENKGEEKEVEKSSTEQLVSAQSIETQTALVNASANANVKVSTKDNQKDSVDKEEEVPGTEQTIENPQPVKDTTNKEETIKDEEEKKKKKVEDERRIKEIETSLEVPPKPKLKKTIVDDDDDNESMSIKGPINMDNLSYLELMQIATTMQSWAQKKY; from the coding sequence ATGCTTGTCGAAGAGACCAAATCAGTTCAAAAGGAGATTGAGATTTTGGTGAAAAAGGCTTTAGGTCCCATTcccaatgaagaagaggagaaagatgaagtaattGAGGATATTACTTCTGATAAGCCAAATGCAgaagaacttcctaaaggtgtAAAAATCATAGACTTTGAACTAGACaacaagtatatgcaagatgatcctaGTGATACTGAATCTGTATATATAATAGATGGTGATACTAGTGATGCTAATAATGTTGCTAACACTACTGATaatgtagatgtttttgaagttgatgtaaAGATGTTTGATGCTCAGCAGGAACAAGTTGAGaacaaaggagaagagaaagaagtagaAAAAAGCTCAACTGAGCAACTAGTGAGTGCACAGTCAATAGAGACTCAGACTGCACTAGTCAATGCAAGTGCAAATGCAAATGTAAAGGTTTCTACTAAAGATAATCAAAAGGATTCAGTTGATAAGGAAGAGGAAGTACCGGGGACAGAACAAACTATTGAAAATCCGCAACCGGTCAAAGACACCACTAACAAAGAGGAGACAataaaagatgaggaagaaaagaaaaaaaagaaggtgGAAGACGAGAGGAGAATAAAGGAAATAGAAACATCTCTTGAGGTACCTCCTAAACCCAAACTGAAGAAaacaatagttgatgatgatgatgataatgaatccATGAGCATAAAAGGTCCTATTAATATGGACAATTTGAGTTATTTAGAGTTAATGCAGATTGCTACTACAATGCAATCCTGGGCACAAAAAAAATATtga